CCTTGAGCACCACGCCACGGGAGATGTCGACGAAATAGCGTCCCGGAAAGGCCAGGGTGTAGAGCTGCACCACATAAGGCATGGTGAAGATCGGAAACAGCATGCCCGAGAACAGGAGGGAGGGCATCAGGGTCACGATCAGCACGGCCAGCAGGGCGACCAGTTGGGTACGGGTCACGGCCGACACCAGCAGGCCGATCCCCAGGGTGCAGAGCACGTACAGCAGCGATATCGCCAACAGGAACGCGACGCTGCCCCGGAACGGCACCCCAAACCAGAGAAAACCGACACCGATCACCATCGCCATCTGCACGAAGGCGATGATCGCGTAGGGCATCAGCTTGCCGGCGAGAAACTCGACGGAGGAGAGCGGCGAGGCATAGATCTGCGCGATGGTGCCGGTTTCCTTCTCCCGCACCAGGGCGAGCGCGGTGAGCAGAGGCGGGAAGGCCATCAGGATCACCGCATAGAGGCCGGGCACCACGGTGTGCACGCTGCTGAGCGAGGGGTTGTACCAGACGCGGGTTTCCAGGTGCAGGGCCGACGATGGCGCTGCATGGCCAAAGCCGCTGGCGATGGCCAGCGCATGACCGCCGACCAGCGTCGCCGTGGCGGAAAAGGTGCCGTCCACCAGCAGTTGGACCGGGCTCGGCTCGTGGCGGGCGAGGGCGCGTTCGAAACCGGGCGGGATGATCAGTGCCAAGCGGATCTCGCCGCGCTGCAAGGCGCGCTCCATCGCCTGCGGGTCACTCAATTCGCGCTCCAACCGGAAGGTCTCGCTCGCCGTGAACGCCTCGCTGAGCTGGCGGCTGGCGGGCGTACGGTCCTGATCCAGCACCCCCATCGGGATGTCGTCGACATCGAGCGTGATCGCATAGCCGAACAGCAGCAGCATGACCAGCGGCATGATCAGCGCGACGCCGACGGTGATCGGGTCGCGCAGCACCTCTTTCGCCTCCTTGGTCGCCACGGCGGCGATGCGCTTGGGGTTCATGATGCCAGCTCCCGCTGCGTGCGCTCGAGATGGCCGAGGAAGACCGCTTCCATGCCGGCGTCGGCCGGCAGCCGCAGCGCCTGGCGCAGCTGCTCGAGGGTACCAAGGGCGACCAGGCGCCCCTGGTGCATCAACCCCAGGCGGTGGCAATAGCTCGCCTCTTCCAGATAGTGGGTGGTAACGAACACCGTCATGCCGCCGCTGGCCAGGGTCTGGATCAGCTGCCAGAAGCGCTGGCGGTTGAGCGGATCAACGCCGGAGGTGGGCTCGTCCAGAAACAGCACCGCCGGGCCGTGCAGGATGCTGCAGGCCAGCGCCAGGCGCTGGCGTACCGCCGCCGACAGCTCGCTGACGCGGCGCGTCTCCATCCCGGTCAGGGCCGTCATGCCGCTGGCCCATTCGATCGCCTGGCGTCGGCGCATGCCGCCAAGGCCGTAGGCCCCGGCGAAGAAGCGCAGGTTTTCGGCCACCGTGAGATCCGGGTAGAGCGAGAAGCGCTGCGACATGTAGCCGATGCGGCCGCGCAGGGCCTGTGCCTGGGCGGTCACCGAGAGGCCGGCGACGAAGGCCTCGCCGTCGCTGGGCATCAGCAGACCGCAGAAGACCCGGATCAGGGTGGTCTTGCCGGCGCCGTTGGGGCCCAGCCAGCCGATCACCTCGCCCGGCGACACACTGACCGAGACCCGGTCGACGGCGGTGAAGTCGCCGAACCGCACGCTGAGCCGCTCCGCTCGTACCTCGCCACCCTGCGTCTCCGTGACGGCCGGTGTCACCGGCGGCGGCGCTGCCGGCGCCTGTGCCGTGCTCAGTGCGATGAAGGCCTCCTCCAGCCCCGGCGCGGCGGAAGCCAGGGTGGCGAGCCCGCGCAGCCGCGCCAGGATGGCCGGCGGCAGGTCGGCACCGGCATGCAGCTGGATGCGCAACCTGTCCGCCAACCACTGCAGGTTCAGCACCTCGGGGACGTCGCGCAGGATGGCCTGCACGGCGGCGGCCATGGCGGTCCGCACGTCGTAGATCCGCCCCTGGACCCGGGCACGCAACTGCGCCGGGCTGTCCACCGCCAGCACCCGGCCCTGGTCGAGAAAGGCGAGTCGATCGCAGTGTTCCGCTTCGTCCATGTAGGGAGTACTCACGACGACGGTACTGCCGTCCTCCCGGTAACGCCGCAGCAGTCGCCACAGATCGCGGCGCGATACCGGGTCGACGCCGAGGCTGAGTTCGTCGAGCAGCAGCAAAGGCGGGGCATGGATCAGGTTAGCGCACAGCGACAGCTTCTTGCGCATGCCACCGGAGAGCTTGCCGGCCGGCCGGTCGAGAACGTCCTGCAGCCCGGCCATGGCGAGCAGCT
This portion of the Billgrantia sulfidoxydans genome encodes:
- a CDS encoding ABC transporter permease; the protein is MNPKRIAAVATKEAKEVLRDPITVGVALIMPLVMLLLFGYAITLDVDDIPMGVLDQDRTPASRQLSEAFTASETFRLERELSDPQAMERALQRGEIRLALIIPPGFERALARHEPSPVQLLVDGTFSATATLVGGHALAIASGFGHAAPSSALHLETRVWYNPSLSSVHTVVPGLYAVILMAFPPLLTALALVREKETGTIAQIYASPLSSVEFLAGKLMPYAIIAFVQMAMVIGVGFLWFGVPFRGSVAFLLAISLLYVLCTLGIGLLVSAVTRTQLVALLAVLIVTLMPSLLFSGMLFPIFTMPYVVQLYTLAFPGRYFVDISRGVVLKGVGLEVLWPSIAIVAVYTLLVFALAAWRLKKKVA
- a CDS encoding ATP-binding cassette domain-containing protein; amino-acid sequence: MARHPGRATMTAAIRTTGLGRRFAGRQVLRGVELEVRQGEIFGLLGPDGAGKTTLMQLLAAILDPSEGQAKVLGFDTVRQAAEVNARVGYMSQEFTLYDRLSVLENLQFAASIRDVAPDGFRRRSRELLAMAGLQDVLDRPAGKLSGGMRKKLSLCANLIHAPPLLLLDELSLGVDPVSRRDLWRLLRRYREDGSTVVVSTPYMDEAEHCDRLAFLDQGRVLAVDSPAQLRARVQGRIYDVRTAMAAAVQAILRDVPEVLNLQWLADRLRIQLHAGADLPPAILARLRGLATLASAAPGLEEAFIALSTAQAPAAPPPVTPAVTETQGGEVRAERLSVRFGDFTAVDRVSVSVSPGEVIGWLGPNGAGKTTLIRVFCGLLMPSDGEAFVAGLSVTAQAQALRGRIGYMSQRFSLYPDLTVAENLRFFAGAYGLGGMRRRQAIEWASGMTALTGMETRRVSELSAAVRQRLALACSILHGPAVLFLDEPTSGVDPLNRQRFWQLIQTLASGGMTVFVTTHYLEEASYCHRLGLMHQGRLVALGTLEQLRQALRLPADAGMEAVFLGHLERTQRELAS